From Butyricimonas paravirosa, one genomic window encodes:
- a CDS encoding DUF4843 domain-containing protein encodes MKKAFVYLLFFSGLISLFSCEDTDYQIYDKNQKDKLFFTEDSVQFTYGLTRDQDVDLNVEVNLIGFVDLSQNKTFKVEIVKEKTTALEGEHFTLAEENTIPKDSAVAYVPLDFHKLQLEKNKEYVLTLRLVENENYVPTDIRECIILFSNKDIEAPVWWQSGKLGEYNQEKLILFVDFYHQSKEKSPVIYELIRETWGENLDQGTATNLLTIYQYQGYLNRYILTPMYEYYLESNDPMYQIPNPNN; translated from the coding sequence ATGAAAAAAGCATTTGTATATTTATTATTTTTTAGTGGTCTTATTTCGTTATTTTCTTGTGAAGATACCGATTACCAGATATACGATAAGAATCAGAAAGATAAGCTGTTTTTTACGGAGGATTCTGTCCAGTTTACTTATGGGTTAACCCGGGATCAAGATGTCGATTTGAATGTGGAAGTGAATTTAATTGGTTTTGTGGATCTGTCACAGAACAAGACGTTTAAAGTTGAGATCGTGAAAGAGAAGACGACAGCTTTAGAAGGAGAACATTTCACGTTGGCAGAGGAAAACACGATTCCTAAAGATTCGGCGGTGGCGTATGTCCCTTTGGATTTTCACAAGTTACAACTTGAGAAGAACAAAGAATACGTGTTGACGTTACGTTTGGTAGAGAATGAAAATTACGTGCCGACGGATATTAGAGAGTGTATAATCTTGTTTAGCAACAAGGATATAGAAGCTCCCGTGTGGTGGCAATCCGGTAAACTTGGGGAATATAATCAGGAAAAGTTAATTCTGTTCGTTGATTTTTATCACCAGTCTAAAGAAAAGAGTCCTGTAATCTATGAACTTATTCGAGAAACATGGGGGGAGAACTTAGATCAAGGGACGGCAACGAACTTATTGACAATCTATCAGTATCAGGGATATTTGAATCGTTATATTTTGACCCCGATGTATGAATATTATTTAGAGAGTAATGATCCGATGTATCAAATTCCTAATCCTAATAATTAA
- a CDS encoding RagB/SusD family nutrient uptake outer membrane protein, which produces MKKLKYILIIFCFTFHCSCDSFLDVRPEGEVVNNELFKNAAGFEDAIYGVYSTLAGPSFYGRTMTYNFNDVLSQYFFHDWPGDVTLKICNFEYKDALVRPTVDQIWGGMYKNISYVNNILENLGHHSESSLPLYNVYKAECLALRGFMHFDILRFFCENIVNNPSAQGIPYVDKYDLTVSPFLTAEAAYRRIIEDLKAAEEIMQENGEYFDDADKQNNEFLKDRQIHMNLYAIQGMLARVYWMKGDLKTAAEYAQKILDCKYFELVDKSEIEDLINGVLSPKETIWGLFSANFYTNVRADLYLSGGSSSLFLKADHDDTYMADKEGTDYRYEKWFKNYSAIEASGMRCIKVLDTYELNYATRSDARVKGVNMLRLPELYYIITEYYLSIDNQTEAVKYFDKVLVSRGLTGYADRQGATLTLEKVIQERRKELVCEGQYFFTQKRYNQNIYEPKSGKIYQASNDIYVLPLPENETEYRY; this is translated from the coding sequence ATGAAAAAATTGAAATATATACTGATTATTTTCTGTTTCACGTTTCACTGTTCATGTGATAGTTTTCTGGATGTAAGGCCGGAAGGTGAAGTGGTGAACAATGAACTTTTTAAAAATGCAGCGGGTTTTGAGGATGCTATTTACGGAGTATACTCGACGTTAGCCGGGCCTTCTTTTTATGGGCGTACGATGACCTATAATTTTAATGACGTTTTGTCGCAATATTTCTTTCATGATTGGCCGGGAGACGTTACGCTGAAGATTTGTAACTTCGAATATAAGGATGCTTTGGTTCGTCCGACGGTGGATCAGATCTGGGGTGGGATGTATAAAAATATTTCCTATGTTAATAATATTCTGGAAAATTTGGGCCATCATAGTGAGAGTTCTTTGCCATTGTATAACGTGTATAAAGCGGAATGTTTGGCTTTGAGAGGTTTTATGCATTTCGACATTCTTCGATTTTTCTGTGAGAATATAGTGAATAACCCTTCGGCTCAAGGTATTCCTTACGTGGATAAATATGATTTGACTGTTAGTCCGTTTTTAACGGCAGAGGCCGCTTACAGGAGAATTATCGAAGACTTGAAAGCTGCGGAAGAAATTATGCAGGAAAACGGGGAGTATTTCGACGACGCTGATAAACAAAATAATGAATTCTTGAAAGATCGCCAGATTCATATGAATTTATACGCTATTCAAGGAATGTTGGCTCGGGTGTACTGGATGAAGGGTGATTTAAAGACGGCAGCAGAGTATGCCCAAAAGATTTTGGATTGCAAATATTTTGAGTTGGTTGATAAATCTGAAATTGAGGATTTGATAAATGGAGTTCTTTCTCCTAAAGAAACAATTTGGGGATTATTCTCTGCCAATTTTTACACGAATGTTCGGGCTGATCTCTACTTGTCTGGAGGTTCTTCTAGTTTGTTCTTGAAAGCTGATCATGATGATACTTACATGGCTGATAAAGAGGGTACGGATTATCGATATGAAAAATGGTTTAAGAATTATAGTGCCATAGAAGCAAGTGGTATGCGTTGTATTAAAGTTTTGGATACTTATGAATTGAATTATGCAACACGTTCGGATGCCAGAGTGAAGGGTGTGAATATGCTTCGTTTGCCAGAATTGTATTACATTATTACCGAATATTATTTAAGTATAGATAATCAGACTGAGGCTGTGAAGTATTTCGACAAAGTGTTAGTTTCCAGAGGACTTACAGGTTATGCCGATCGTCAAGGTGCTACGCTTACTTTAGAAAAAGTTATTCAAGAAAGAAGGAAAGAGCTTGTTTGTGAAGGTCAATATTTTTTCACACAGAAGAGATATAATCAAAATATTTATGAGCCTAAAAGCGGTAAAATCTATCAGGCGTCTAATGACATTTATGTACTTCCGCTCCCGGAAAATGAAACTGAATACAGATATTAA
- a CDS encoding TlpA disulfide reductase family protein: MSKIVFFICVVGLLVPATLVAKVEKVTLKGAIKGLGNEELILMNSDRSEITRTKTKNDHFEIVTEVETGDLRYYILYAPSVGPLGPSMAIPTIHFFIDSPKITVVAELKDKQMRLKSLKGSPGWEEHNRILESLPSSLTIQKVYDRYNQAFHEYNEVEQTEENMKELKAASHAVDVLQGQRREEIFGLLPQYTTSMPFAVIISSYFGIDNIDEAEKVWNQFDPSIRHCYALKQLENLIQRGKNCAVGHEAPNFELITSTGGKIALSSLRGKYVLIDFWASWCGPCRREIPNIKKIYAEFKDKGLQVVGVSIDSSDKAWKKALEEENMDYLQLYDPEGITSKLYNYNGIPFIILISPEGIILEKGLRGENIREKITEYLK, translated from the coding sequence ATGAGTAAAATTGTATTTTTTATCTGTGTGGTTGGTTTACTTGTTCCAGCCACTCTCGTGGCTAAAGTTGAGAAGGTAACTTTAAAAGGAGCCATAAAAGGTCTTGGTAATGAAGAATTGATTCTTATGAATAGTGACCGAAGTGAAATAACCCGTACGAAAACGAAAAACGATCATTTCGAGATCGTGACAGAAGTGGAGACTGGGGATCTACGTTATTATATTCTTTATGCGCCATCGGTGGGCCCATTAGGCCCTTCTATGGCAATTCCTACGATTCACTTTTTTATTGATTCTCCTAAAATAACCGTGGTGGCTGAACTCAAAGATAAACAGATGCGTTTAAAGTCTTTGAAAGGATCTCCGGGATGGGAAGAACATAATAGAATTCTGGAATCTTTGCCATCAAGTTTGACGATTCAGAAGGTGTATGATCGTTATAATCAAGCTTTTCATGAATATAACGAGGTCGAACAGACTGAGGAAAATATGAAAGAATTGAAAGCGGCAAGTCATGCGGTAGATGTTTTGCAAGGGCAAAGACGTGAGGAGATATTCGGTTTGTTACCTCAATATACGACGAGTATGCCTTTCGCTGTCATTATTTCGTCTTATTTTGGAATTGATAACATTGATGAGGCGGAAAAAGTGTGGAATCAATTTGATCCTTCAATTCGGCATTGTTATGCGTTAAAGCAATTAGAGAACTTAATTCAGCGTGGCAAAAATTGTGCAGTTGGACATGAGGCTCCCAATTTTGAATTGATTACCTCTACTGGTGGAAAAATTGCGTTGTCTTCTCTTCGTGGGAAATATGTACTCATTGATTTTTGGGCCTCTTGGTGCGGACCTTGTCGTCGAGAGATTCCCAATATTAAAAAAATATATGCGGAATTTAAGGACAAAGGATTACAAGTTGTGGGTGTTTCTATTGATAGTTCCGATAAGGCTTGGAAGAAAGCGTTAGAGGAGGAGAATATGGATTATTTGCAACTTTATGACCCGGAGGGGATTACTTCTAAATTATATAATTATAATGGAATTCCTTTTATTATATTGATTTCTCCGGAGGGAATTATATTGGAGAAGGGACTTCGGGGTGAGAATATTCGAGAGAAAATCACGGAATATTTGAAGTAA